The Oryzias latipes chromosome 1, ASM223467v1 genome contains a region encoding:
- the LOC101166182 gene encoding somatostatin-like receptor F_48D10.1, translating to MMEPQNWYTFPELNSSETTATPFLYSSHLPPSLSSNLSTQTIPFQGSSTVVTAIISLTVFMFGMTGNTLAIYVVLRYAKMKTVTNIYILNLAVADELYIIGLPFLTTQNVLSYWPFGSFLCRIVMTADSMNQFTSIFCLTVMSMDRYLAVVHPIRSTKWRHPRVAKLVSAAMWAVSFVVVLPVVIFSDVQDTFNSCNMIWPEPKDVWSTAFIIYTSTVGFFGPLVIICLCYLLIIVKVKSSGARVGFAKRRRSERKVTRMVVVIVVVFVLCWLPFFIINMVNLVVIIPESSSTAGIYFFAVILSYANSCANPLLYGFLSDNFKQSFRKVLCVRSLRCTVSGVDDGDPSAPRTEKSTAQDCILLSPQNEVHCHLQNSQICPQHTDSPPPHTAADLHHPSKPCQILSVCTGPTTMLTSAECVPETSSQGSDQQPPPHWPLGPLEQQSGS from the exons ATGATGGAACCTCAGAACTGGTATACCTTCCCAGAGCTGAATTCCTCTGAAACCACTGCCACTCCCTTTCTCTACTCCAGCCATCTCCCCCCAAGCCTCTCCTCCAATTTGTCCACTCAGACCATCCCCTTTCAGGGCAGTAGCACCGTGGTGACAGCCATCATCTCCCTCACAGTCTTTATGTTTGGAATGACTGGAAACACACTGGCCATCTACGTGGTGCTCCGCTATGCCAAGATGAAGACCGTCACCAACATCTACATCCTCAACCTGGCAGTTGCAGATGAGCTGTATATCATTGGGCTCCCCTTCCTCACCACACAGAACGTGCTCTCCTATTGGCCGTTTGGTTCCTTCTTGTGCCGTATTGTCATGACCGCAGACTCTATGAACCAGTTCACATCCATCTTCTGTCTCACAGTCATGTCCATGGACCGTTACCTGGCAGTGGTCCATCCAATCCGCAGCACCAAGTGGAGACACCCCCGCGTGGCCAAATTGGTGAGCGCAGCGATGTGGGCTGTGTCCTTTGTGGTGGTCCTACCAGTGGTCATCTTCTCTGATGTACAG GACACTTTCAACTCCTGTAACATGATCTGGCCGGAGCCAAAGGATGTGTGGTCGACAGCCTTCATCATCTATACCTCTACAGTGGGCTTCTTCGGACCACTGGTCATCATCTGCCTCTGTTATTTGCTGATCATAGTGAAG GTGAAGTCATCTGGGGCGCGGGTTGGCTTTGCTAAACGCCGCCGTTCAGAGCGAAAGGTGACCCGGATGGTGGTGGTGATTGTGGTCGTTTTTGTGCTCTGCTGGTTGCCATTCTTCATCATCAACATGGTCAACCTGGTGGTCATCATACCAGAGTCTAGCAGCACTGCTGGGATCTACTTCTTTGCTGTGATCTTGTCCTATGCCAACTCATGTGCCAACCCGCTGCTGTACGGCTTCCTGTCAGACAACTTCAAGCAGAGCTTCAGAAAG GTGCTGTGTGTAAGGAGCCTGCGGTGCACTGTCAGTGGCGTGGATGATGGCGATCCCAGTGCCCCTCGCACAGAGAAAAGCACAGCTCAGGACTGCATCTTGCTTTCCCCACAGAATGAGGTGCACTGCCATCTCCAGAACAGCCAG ATCTGTCCTCAACATACCGACTCACCACCCCCTCATACAGCTGCAGACCTGCACCACCCATCCAAGCCCTGTCAGATTCTGTCCGTCTGCACAGGACCTACAACCATGCTGACCTCAGCAGAATGTGTACCAGAAACATCTAGTCAGGGCTCTGACCAGCAGCCCCCACCCCATTGGCCCTTGGGTCCACTGGAGCAGCAGTCTGGATCTTAG